A stretch of Spirochaeta cellobiosiphila DSM 17781 DNA encodes these proteins:
- a CDS encoding VWA domain-containing protein, translating into MSDDRLIRWRLILGSLSNDNFKNLSLSQEQQAQDEALEFLYGKEYGQERNIRIGKQGGLGTSQLSVPQWINRIHELFPKKVIDRLEKDALERYRLDEIVTNPNILKRAEPSMTLLKAILQTKHLMNHEVLNMARDIARKVIQELMEQFKTEIESSFWGTLNKRRRSLKRNAANFDPHSTIMNNLKNYNNDLKKLIIKQPYFYSRKRNYAQKWQMIILVDQSGSMTDSIIYSAVCASIFYKLPLLKTHLVLFDTNIVDLTEYCEDPMETLMKVQLGGGTDIALAVQYGMELIENPRRCIFMIISDFYEGPNEYRLLQLAYQLIDSQVSLLGLAALNNHSEPVYNHQLTQQLVNIGAHIGAMTPGELAHWVSEKMGLS; encoded by the coding sequence ATGTCAGATGATAGATTAATACGTTGGCGTTTAATATTGGGGTCATTGTCTAATGATAATTTTAAGAATCTATCCTTATCACAAGAACAACAGGCTCAAGATGAGGCCCTTGAGTTTTTGTATGGTAAAGAATATGGACAAGAAAGAAATATCCGGATAGGAAAACAGGGAGGATTAGGAACTTCCCAATTATCTGTTCCTCAGTGGATTAACAGGATTCATGAATTATTTCCTAAGAAAGTTATTGACCGTTTAGAGAAAGACGCCTTAGAAAGATACAGATTAGATGAAATTGTAACAAATCCTAATATCTTAAAAAGAGCAGAACCATCAATGACCCTTCTAAAAGCAATATTACAGACAAAGCATCTGATGAATCATGAAGTTCTTAATATGGCTAGAGACATAGCTCGTAAAGTGATTCAAGAATTAATGGAACAATTCAAAACAGAAATAGAATCCAGTTTTTGGGGAACCCTTAATAAACGACGTAGAAGCTTAAAAAGAAATGCAGCCAATTTTGATCCCCACTCCACAATTATGAATAATCTCAAAAACTATAATAATGATCTCAAAAAGCTTATTATTAAGCAACCATACTTTTATTCAAGAAAACGAAATTATGCTCAAAAGTGGCAGATGATCATTCTAGTAGATCAATCTGGTAGTATGACGGATAGCATCATTTATTCCGCTGTCTGTGCTTCTATTTTTTATAAACTTCCTTTGTTAAAGACTCATCTGGTTTTATTTGATACTAACATAGTTGATCTGACAGAATATTGTGAAGATCCCATGGAAACCCTAATGAAAGTACAATTAGGAGGTGGTACGGATATTGCGCTGGCTGTGCAATACGGAATGGAATTAATTGAAAACCCCAGAAGATGTATCTTTATGATTATATCTGATTTTTATGAAGGCCCTAACGAATATAGACTACTTCAATTAGCATACCAATTAATCGATAGCCAAGTTTCTCTCCTAGGATTAGCGGCACTTAATAACCATTCAGAACCTGTTTACAACCATCAACTCACCCAGCAATTAGTGAACATCGGAGCTCATATTGGAGCTATGACTCCTGGAGAATTAGCCCATTGGGTTTCTGAAAAAATGGGATTATCATGA